One window of the Cryptococcus gattii WM276 chromosome E, complete sequence genome contains the following:
- a CDS encoding phosphoacetylglucosamine mutase, putative (Similar to TIGR gene model, INSD accession AAW43394.1~Phosphoacetylglucosamine mutase 2, putative), whose translation MSNPQQAAHKHAVLMEAITKAANKYPKPEDVNFTYGTAGFRTLATKLPSVMLRVALLAVLRSKRLEGATVGVMVTASHNPEPDNGVKLVDPSGEMLDAAWEAHASALANCPSTESLISTFATLITHLRVDLSQPASVVYARDTRPSGPELVAPLEEGLKAFGEGVNIMDIGVTTTPILHYVVKATNVKDGAYGKPSVEGYMEKTSNAFKMLIGNRTLSPLYVDCANGVGAEALVQLQKYIGDILTVNPINTDTITPGALNHQCGADFVKTRQALPPSVQKAGFLNKPGTRACSFDGDADRIVYYYVDEHKGTFRLLDGDKIAVMVAMFLGDLVKKAKLGEDNELTVGVVQTAYANGSSTKYLTSRNIPVTCVSTGVKHLHHAAQRFDIGVYFEANGHGTVLFSPSTITTLQSFQPSSPDTANAVKHLLALHDLINQAVGDALSDMLLVETVLAHRGWGAQEWDAGYEDLPNRLVKVEVPDRTIFVATDAERKLESPQGLQAKIEAAMGKYEMGRSFVRPSGTEDCVRVYAEAALSPEADALASTVTDLVRQASGMV comes from the exons ATGTCTAACCCTCAGCAAGCTGCTCACAAACATGCCGTGCTCATGGAGGCAATCACAAAGGCCGCAAACAAGTATCCCAAACCAGAGGATGTCAACTTTACATACGGAACCGCTGGGTTTAGAACTCT CGCTACCAAGCTTCCTTCAGTCATGTTGCGCGTTGCCCTTCTTGCCGTTCTCAGGTCAAAACGGCTCGAAGGAGCTACGGTCGGTGTCATGGTCACTGCATCTCACAATCCTGAACCT GACAACGGTGTCAAGCTCGTCGATCCATCCGGTGAAATGCTCGACGCCGCTTGGGAAGCTCACGCTTCAGCACTCGCCAACTGTCCCTCTACCGAGTCTCTTATTTCTACCTTCGCAACCCTCATTACCCACTTGCGCGTGGACCTTTCCCAGCCAGCATCTGTCGTCTACGCCAGGGACACTCGTCCGTCAGGACCGGAGCTTGTTGCCCCTTTAGAAGAAGGTTTGAAGGCGTTTGGAGAGGGAGTCAACATTATGGACATAGGAGTGACTACTACTCCCATTTTACATTATGTGGTGAAGGCCACAAATGTTAAGGATGGAGCATATGGCAAGCCCTCTGTTGAAGGATACATGGAGAAGACGTCGAATGCTTTCAAAATGCTCATT GGCAATAGGACGCTCTCTCCTCTCTACGTTGACTGTGCCAACGGTGTTGGTGCTGAAGCACTCGTTCAATTGCAAAAGTACATTGGCGATATCTTGACCGTTAACCCCATCAACACCGATACCATTACCCCTGGCGCTCTCAACCATCAGTGCGGTGCTGACTTTGTCAAGACTCGCCAagctcttcctccttctgTCCAAAAAGCCGGCTTTCTGAACAAGCCCGGCACCCGAGCATGCTCTTTCGACGGCGACGCGGACAGGATCGTCTACTACTACGTTGACGAACACAAAGGGACCTTCAGATTGTTGGATGGTGACAAGATTGCAGTGATGGTGGCAATGTTTTTGGGAGATTTGGTCAAGAAGGCCAAGTTGGGTGAAGATAATGAGCTTACTGTTGGTGTTGTTCAGACCGCTTATGCCAACGGAAGCTCTACAAAGTACCTTACTAGC CGAAATATTCCCGTCACATGTGTCTCCACCGGTGTTAAGCACCTCCATCATGCCGCACAGCGTTTCGACATTGGTGTCTACTTTGAAGCCAACGGCCATGGCACTGttcttttttctccttcGACCATTACCACTCTTCAGTCTTTTCAGCCCTCCTCCCCCGATACTGCCAATGCAGTTAAGCACCTTTTGGCTTTGCATGATCTCATCAACCAAGCTGTTGGTGACGCCCTTTCCGATATGTTGCTTGTGGAGACTGTTCTTGCGCACCGAGGATGGGGAGCCCAGGAATGGGATGCCGGCTATGAAGATTTACCCAACAGACTCGTCAAAGTGGAAGTCCCTGACCGAACGATCTTTGTCGCGACGGATGCCGAGCGGAAATTGGAAAGTCCTCAAGGCTTGCAGGCAAAGATTGAGGCTGCAATGGGCAAGTATGAGATGGGCAGGTCGTTTGTGAGGCCTAGTGGTACCGAAGACTGTGTGAGAGTGTATGCGGAGGCGGCATTAAGTCCCGAGGCTGATG CTTTGGCTTCTACCGTCACAGACCTCGTTCGACAAGCTAGTGGGATGGTCTAA
- a CDS encoding endopolyphosphatase, putative (Similar to TIGR gene model, INSD accession AAW43547.1), with protein sequence MRSPLLASLLALTLSIASSEAAISSTEQMPLNVSFPQLDNSESQDVRINKKRPLKGRFLHITDIHPDPHYKAGSTFESGCHRKPKKDKKIESRATENERDNELVDDENLDTLKKTEDLAGKWGTAASDCDCPMSLVNITFDWLKEEWANEIDFVVWTGDNARHDIDRRKPRTPKEIFDSNRMIVDRMLDTFGRDMPIVPSIGNNDIYPHNVLAAGPNRITEEFLLIWKHFIPSEAGHVFERGAYFSVEVIPDRLAVISLNTLFWYDSNTLVDGCRDHSKDPGALEMDWLEVQLDNFRQRGMQVWLTGHVPPHMSHYYDNCYLRYGDLALRYQDTIVGHLFGHMNIDHFFFIDVDELEATSELTSIFSNTTSRDLPLLNDAHLPKLGPGKYTTMGRSSAQTLEEELRKDFDEMPGPNILKLKDYAVMNVAPSVIPTYYPGIRIFSYNISDGGDSLDEGHYYQEADELVDDEDGEDELEELEPPSDNDFFGGPDERENEDIEILRRSGRHRHDKPKGDCSLPENEDKPHCTFKRKPRHYSKRSPSRTNRALSPLGYTQFYLPSMMNQKKKPEWEIEYTTYKVKKLVPSSPENTTQPLPVPLHLLPDYDPRIFSKPENKTEEKEVAKKRAKFYKAVKAVTPYRMKDLTIGSWVKLARMLVLEKKRWKKFAELMVVSTETD encoded by the exons ATGCGCTCTCCACTCCTCGCAAGTCTTTTGGCGTTGACTCTCTCCATCGCCAGCTCAGAAGCAGCCATATCGTCAACCGAGCAAATGCCCCTGAATGTATCATTTCCTCAGTTAGACAATTCGGAGTCGCAGGATGTCAGAATAAACAAAAAACGAC CTTTGAAAGGACGGTTCCTACACATTACAGATATTCATCCTGATCCACACTACAAGGCAGGATCCACTTTTGAATCTGGATGTCATAGAAAACCTAAAAAGGATAAAAAGATTGAAAGTAGAGCAACTGAGAACGAGAGGGACAATGAGCTTGTAGACGACGAAAACTTGGACACTTTGAAAAAGACCGAAGATCTTGCAGGGAAATGGGGGACAGCAGCGTC AGATTGCGATTGTCCCATGTCGCTGGTCAATATTACATTCGACTGGTTAAAAGAAGAGTGGGCCAACGAGATTGACTTCGTAGTATGGACAGGAGACAACGCCAG GCATGACATTGATCGAAGAAAACCAAGAACGCCCAAAGAAATTTTTGATTCCAATCGCATGATTGTTGATAGGATGCTAGATACCTTTGGACGCGATATGCCGATTGTTCCTAGTATTGGAAACAATGACATCTACCCCCATAATGTTCTTGCCGCCGGACCGAATCGTATTACCGAAGAGTTTTTACT CATCTGGAAACATTTTATCCCGTCTGAGGCCGGTCACGTTTTTGAACGAGGGGCATATTTCTCAGTCGAAGTTATCCCTGACAGATTAGCAGTGATCTCTCTAAACACGCTATTCTGGTACGACTCCAACACCC TCGTTGATGGGTGCAGAGACCATTCGAAAGACCCCGGCGCTCTCGAAATGGACTGGTTGGAAGTACAATTGGATAACTTCCGACAGCGGGGGATGCAAGTATGGTTAACCGGACATGTACCACCTCATATGAGCCACTACTATGACAACTGTT ATTTGAGGTACGGTGATCTGGCATTGAGATATCAAGACACTATCGTCGGACATCTGTTCGGCCATAT GAACATTGaccacttcttcttcattgACGTTGACGAGCTCGAAGCCACCTCCGAGCTTACCTCTATCTTCTCAAATACTACGTCTCGCGACCTTCCCCTCCTTAACGATGCCCATCTTCCTAAACTTGGCCCTGGAAAATATACCACCATGGGTCGCTCTAGTGCGCAAACCTTAGAGGAAGAACTTCGTAAAGATTTTGACGAGATGCCTGGACCGAACATATTGAAGCTGAAGGATTATGCGGTTATGAATGTTGCGCCAAGTGTGATTCCAACTTATTACCCTGGCATCCGAATATTTTC ATACAATATCTCGGATGGGGGGGATTCGTTGGACGAGGGTCACTACTATCAAGAGGCAGATGAGCtggtggatgatgaagacggCGAAGACGAACTAGAAGAATTGGAGCCTCCATCGGATAACGACTTCTTCGGTGGTCCGGATGAGCGAGAGAACGAGGATATCGAGATTCTAAGACGCAGTGGTCGCCACCGGCATGACAAACCGAAGGGCGACTGTTCTCTCCCAGAAAACGAAGATAAACCTCACTGCACATTCAAGCGAAAACCGCGACACTACTCAAAACGATCTCCATCTCGAACGAATCGAGCTCTAAGCCCTTTGGGGTACACACAGTTTTATTTGCCAAGCATGATGAatcagaagaagaaaccGGAGTGGGAAATCGAGTATACGACGTACAAGGTGAAGAAGCTTGTTCCTTCGTCGCCTGAAAATACAACACAACCACTCCCTGTCCCGCTTCATCTCTTACCTGACTACGACCCTCGTATTTTTAGCAAACCGGAGAATAAGAcggaagagaaagaggtgGCAAAGAAAAGAGC
- a CDS encoding uncharacterized protein (Similar to SGTC gene model, INSD accession EAL20742.1) → MVQSASSAEKSRREAQAQRAYEIQLAGGLQGALRWTVYGAVACLIGHFTWPTFRRQTLGLKAFLTSSATICGLVIGADNHLLRHEHGFREAENEIRRKARNALALEGKIASEPEIRKWREKYEREMAQVKEKEKELLGLESEPGSADQGANKEGAVLQALQGES, encoded by the exons ATGGTCCAGTCAGCATCATCCGCGGAGAAGTCGAGACGTGAAGCTCAAGCACAGCGAGCG TATGAGATACAACTGGCGGGCGGGTTACAG GGGGCACTAAGATGGACAGTGTACGGTGCTGTCGCTTGTCTCATTGGACACTTTACATGGCCTACATTTAG ACGACAGACATTGGGTCTGAAAGCGTTCTTAACCAGTTCAG CAACCATTTGTGGTCTTGTGATAGGTGCAG ACAACCATCTCCTCAGACACGAACATGGTTTCCGTGAGGCGGAAAACGAGATACGGCGCAAAGCTCGTAACGCTCTCGCTCTGGAAGGGAAGATTGCAAGCGAACCCGAAATCCGCAAGTGGCGGGAAAAGTACGAGAGAGAGATGGCCCAGGTcaaagaaaaggagaaggagctGCTAGGCTTAGAGTCGGAACCTGGGAGTGCGGATCAAGGAGCCAACAAGGAGGGAGCGGTGTTACAGGCTCTACAGGGTGAAAGCTAA
- a CDS encoding rRNA primary transcript binding protein, putative (Similar to TIGR gene model, INSD accession AAW43923.1~U3 small nucleolar ribonucleoprotein protein IMP4), protein MLRRQTRERREYIFKKSQESQERAIYERKQKIKDLLAQGKPLPTELRNEVRELGGKDLVLDEAQQDPRSHIDDEYAKVGTYDPKIVITTSRSPSSRLLQFSKELRLVFPNSYRLNRGNTVIKDLVSACNAQGVSDLVVVHEHRGVPDALIVSHLPHGPTLSMTLHNVTLRHDVSSNSSTVSEQYPHLIFDGFSTKLGERVTGILKALFPVPKEDAKRVMTFKNENDFISFRHHVFAKTGHKDVQLAEVGPRFEAKPFEIRQGTVDQTEADVEWLLRPYLRTAKKRNQF, encoded by the exons ATG CTCCGCCGACAAACCAGAGAACGGAGGGAATATATCTTCAAGAAGTCCCAAGAGTCTCAGGAGAGAGCGATTTACGAACGGAAACAGAAGATCAAAGATTTACTGGCTCAGGGGAAGCCTCTTCCTACGGAATTGCGAAATGAAGTGAGAGAGCTTGGAGGGAAGGATCTAGTGCTTGATGAGGCTCAGCAGG ATCCTCGATCTCACATTGACGACGAATATGCCAAAGTCGGCACTTATGACCCTAAAATCGTCATTACAACCTCTCGTTCCCCCTCTTctcgtcttcttcaatTCTCCAAA GAACTGCGACTTGTTTTCCCCAATTCCTATCGTCTCAACAGAGGTAACACAGTCATCAAAGACCTCGTCTCCGCATGTAATGCTCAAGGCGTAAGCGATCTCGTCGTCGTCCACGAACACCGTGGTGTCCCCGACGCTCTTATCGTATCCCATCTCCCCCACGGCCCTACTCTCTCTATGACCCTCCATAACGTTACCCTTCGACATGATGTCAGCTCTAACTCAAGTACAGTATCAGAACAGTACCCTCATTTGATTTTTGATGGTTTCTCCACAAAGTTAGGTGAGAGAGTGACTGGAATCCTGAAGGCGCTGTTTCCCGTGCCCAAGGAAGATGCGAAGAGGGTGATGACCTTCAAGAACGAAAACGACTTTATTTCTTTCAGACACCACGTATTTGCCAAAACTGGTCACAAGGATGTTCAGCTTGCAGAGGTCGGTCCTCGATTCGAAGCTAAGC CGTTTGAAATTCGTCAAGGCACTGTCGATCAAACCGAGGCAGATGTTGAGTGGCTCCTTCGACCTTACTTGCGTACAGCGAAGAAACGCAACCAATTCTAA
- a CDS encoding uncharacterized protein (Similar to TIGR gene model, INSD accession AAW43924.1), protein MSLRALTYSYSILHKPFALSSVRGLASKAADVPPLPPFNAETAYKLVVSTYPYTKNPSLISPAYTPTSTWRNRDEFFSGTAAIENFLTRKWEKERNYRLRKELFAFDGNKIAVEFWYEYSETDDASSQWYRTYGLEHWVFAEDGRMKSRQMSGNTVKIANGERWFKDGVDVNKGQVPRGHISPEK, encoded by the exons ATGTCTCTTCGAGCCCTCACTTACTCCTATAGCATTCTGCACAAGCCCTTTGCATTGAGTAGCGTAAGAGGTCTGGCCAGTAAGGCTGCAGACGTACCGCCTTTACCGCCCTTCAACGCCGAGACGGCGTACAAGTTAGTTGTGTCAACTTACCCAT ATACCAAAAATCCTTCCCTTATATCCCCGGCCTACACTCCAACTTCGACCTGGCGCAATCGAGATGAATTCTTTTCTGGCACCGCTGCGATCGAGAACTTTCTGACGAGGAAGTgggaaaaagagagaaaCTACAGATTGCGAAAGGAACTCTTTGCTTTTGATGGGAATAAGAT TGCTGTCGAATTCTGGTACGAGTATTCGGAGACAGATGACGCTTCCAGTCAGTGGTACAGGACTTACGGCCTCGAACATTGG GTCTTTGCGGAAGATGGGCGGATGAAAAGCCGACAGATGAGCGGGAATACGGTCAAGATCGCAAATGGAGAGAGGTGGTTCAAAGATGGAGTAGATGTAAAC AAAGGACAGGTTCCACGAGGCCACATCTCCCCTGAAAAGTGA
- a CDS encoding NADH-ubiquinone oxidoreductase 12 kDa subunit, mitochondrial precursor, putative (Similar to TIGR gene model, INSD accession AAW43396.1), whose translation MATTPTMDEYRERIKSREEHVRESWIKAMEARIVRDELQKCYRGEGVNQLQNCKVLAEKYAAMIRDNKVKGYKQVDPDM comes from the exons ATGGCCACAACACCAACTATGGACGAATACCGGG AGCGTATCAAATCCCGGGAAGAACACGTCAGGGAATCATGGATCAAGGCTATGGAGGCTCGTATAGTCCGAGACGAACTTCAAAAGTGTTACCGAGGAGAGGGTGTTAACCAGTTGCAAAACTGCAAGGTATTGGCGGAGAAGTACGCGGCGATGATCAGGGATAACAAG GTGAAGGGCTACAAGCAGGTTGATCCTGACATGTAG
- a CDS encoding uncharacterized protein (Similar to TIGR gene model, INSD accession AAW43395.1~Protein C2orf4 (C21orf19-like protein) (CGI-27)) — MSGVREATHAGSWYTSSRSGLHNQLSQNLSAVKPISTLDYDPPVSNAKAIIAPHAGYSYSGPAAAWAYAAVPTEKIKRVFLLGPSHHAYLPGVALSKFETYETPLGDIPLDIDTINELRATRIFSDMKSSTDEDEHSLEMHLPYIRLIFQGRNDLKLVPILVGHPNASTSAKLSEALAKYWQDDETFFVISSDFCHWGSRFSCTPYYPNIPPLVNPVPPVKSSTSSTSGILSQPPELVKKFSSATSNPDVPIWKSIEYMDHEGMDLLRKPGEDGAVEKWHGYLERTKNTICGRNPITVLLNLVQFVYKDQQVKPEFIFVRYEQSSRCVTGKDSSVSYVSGVLRVPQ, encoded by the exons ATGTCTGG CGTACGCGAAGCCACCCACGCAGGCAGCTGGTACACCTCTTCCC GCTCTGGACTTCATAACCAACTTAGCCAGAACCTTTCTGCAGTCAAACCTATCTCCACATTAGATTACGACCCTCCCGTAAGCAATGCTAAAGCGATCATTGCGCCGCATGCTGGATATAGCTATTCGGGACCTGCCGCAGCATGGGCTTATGCGGCTGTACCTACAGAGAAAAT TAAGAGAGTGTTTTTATTGGGCCCTTCGCATCATGCCTACTTGCCGGGCGTAGCGCTTTCCAAGTTTGAAACATATGAGACGCCTTTAGGGGATATTCCTCTTGACATCGATA CTATCAATGAGCTTCGCGCTACGCGGATATTCTCTGACATGAAATCCTCTACTGACGAGGACGAACATTCGTTGGAGATGCATCTGCCCTATATTAGGTTGATCTTTCAAGG AAGAAATGATCTCAAGCTTGTTCCGATCCTCGTCGGACATCCCAATGCCTCGACAAGTGCAAAGCTCAGTGAAGCTCTTGCCAAATATTGGCAAGACGATGAGACTTTCTTTGTGATCTCCAGTGATTTCTGTCACTG GGGAAGCAGATTCTCATGCACTCCGTACTACCCAAACATCCCTCCTCTGGTCAATCCCGTGCCACCTGTCAAATCGTCTACTTCATCTACTTCGGGCATTCTCTCCCAACCTCCTGAGCTTGTCAAAAAGTTTTCTTCCGCTACCTCCAATCCGGATGTGCCTATCTGGAAGTCCATCGAGTACATGGATCATGAAGGTATGGATCTTTTGCGCAAGCCGGGAGAAGATGGTGCTGTTGAGAAGTGGCATGGATACTTGGAGAGGACCAAG AATACCATTTGTGGACGAAATCCTATTACCGTACTCCTTAATCTTGTCCAGTTTGTGTACAAGGACCAACAGGTTAAGCCCGAATTTATTTTTGTAAGGTATGAGCAAAGCAGTAGATGTGTGACTGGAAAGGACAGTAGCGTCAGTTATGTCAGCGGGGTCTTAAGGGTTCCTCAATAA
- a CDS encoding long-chain-fatty-acid--CoA ligase, putative (Similar to TIGR gene model, INSD accession AAW43549.1), with protein MKRSRARKNPSGVPGSLYPESQLLTHATFLLTLGDRILTGPGSPMETEEKVIFGRRLTVWKHLPSTFRDFLIFNLQKYSQRGFISSPLPLREPFKSSETLTGKVNPREHLTFGDVLDRSLKLAAWMRSRGVRVGDRVVIGGKNCTGWIVSFIAAHLIGAVTVCLNCWVPREQMVYSIKMVEPSLVLLDEERAEILGPFTHVKETGLPPMFCWAESGHLPSVVEIYSTPNNQGTKEILDGIGLDGLGPESDAVIFYSSGTSGYPKAVLSTQRMALSNAISGMVATARALLRAGLPLPQPPKPTDPQRVVLLSIPLFHVTGCLSWLLRAITNGSKFVTSVKWDVKEAVRLIVEEGVHTVGGVPAVASQILQSPDLPDNIALDSIFYGGAPPSKHMASEVRKRWPKAAVVQGYGLTETNAVACAVSGADYLLRPDSTGPPVPICEIRIVDPDTRKPLPTGQQGLILIKGAQVMKCYYGNEEATRQAIDRERWFDTGDAGYLDEEGFLFIKDRLKDLIIRGGENIASMDVENALTSHPHIDEVAAIALPHPILGEVVGAAVTLRESAKARGVKVTEESILGHVRSKLPKHAVPVMVMIWEEALPKNVNGKTMKKEIKNVAVQEWERRQGMNSGRAKGKL; from the exons ATGAAACGGAGTCGCGCGAGGAAGAATCCGTCGGGGGTGCCTGGCTCTTTATATCCGGAGTCGCAACTGTTGACACATGCAACATTTCTTC TGACGTTAGGTGACCGCATCTTGACAGGTCCTGGCTCGCCGATGGAGACCGAGGAGAAAGTGATTTTTGGTAGGCGTCTTACTGTATGGAAGCAT TTGCCCTCGACCTTTCGAGACTTCCTGATCTTCAACCTTCAAAAATACTCTCAGAGAGGGTTCATATCATCGCCTTTACCTTTAAGGGAGCCTTTCAAATCATCCGAGACTCTTACTGGCAAAGTCAATCCAAGAGAACACCTGACTTTTGGTGACGTTTTGGACCGTTCACTGAAATTAGCAGCATGGATGCGCAGTCGAGGGGTAAGAGTGGGGGATAGGGTAGTTATTGGGGGAAAAAACTGTACTGG CTGGATTGTGTCATTTATCGCGGCCCATCTGATCGGTGCCGTCACTGTGTGCTTGAATTGCTGGGT CCCCAGAGAGCAGATGGTGTACTCAATAAAGATGGTCGAGCCGAGCTTGGTACTTCTGGACGAAGAACGCGCGGAGATCCTAGGCCCATTCACCCATGTCAAGGAGACTGGCCTTCCTCCT ATGTTCTGTTGGGCAGAATCAGGTCATTTGCCTTCTGTTGTGGAAATTTATAGCACCCCAAACAACCAAGGAACAAAAGAGATTTTGGATGGCATTGGTCTCGATGGACTTGGACCCGAAAGCGACGCTGTCATTTTCTATTCCTCTGG GACGAGTGGCTACCCCAAAGCTGTTCTGAGTACTCAGCGGATGGCCTTGTCCAACGCGATCTCTGGTATGGTCG CCACTGCCCGAGCACTCCTTCGCGCCGGCCTTCCTCTCCCGCAGCCGCCCAAGCCGACTGACCCCCAACGAGTCGTCCTCCTTTCAATCCCTCTTTTCCACGTTACTGGTTGTCTTTCCTGGCTTCTCCGTGCAATCACCAATGGTTCAAAGTTTGTCACCTCTGTGAAGTGGGATGTCAAGGAAGCTGTGAGGCTGATTGTTGAGGAAGGAGTTCATACCGTGGGAGG TGTACCGGCTGTTGCCAGTCAGATTTTGCAGTCGCCTGATCTACCCGATAACATTGCCCTCGATAGCATCTTTTATGGAGGCGCGCCCCCTAGCAAGCATATGGCCAGTGAAGTGAGGAAACGATGGCCCAAGGCAGCTGT CGTCCAAGGATACGGTTTGACAGAAACAAACGCTGTTGCTTGCGCCGTCTCTGGTGCTGACTATCTTTTACGTCCCGATAGCAC TGGGCCTCCTGTTCCAATTTGCGAAATCCGCATTGTGGATCCCGATACTCGAAAACCATTACCCACAGGCCAGCAAGGACTTATTCTGATCAAAGGCGCTCAGGTCATGAAGTGTTATTACGGGAATGAGG AGGCCACAAGGCAAGCCATTGATAGGGAGCGTTGGTTTGATACAGGTGATGCTGGATATTTGGATGAGGAAGGGTTTTTGTTCATCAAAGATCGCT TGAAGGATCTTATTATCCGTGGCGGCGAGAAT ATCGCATCAATGGACGTCGAAAACGCCCTTACCTCTCATCCCCATATTGATGAAGTCGCAGCAATTGCGCTTCCACATCCAATCCTTGGCGAGGTTGTGGGTGCGGCAGTCACGCTTCGCGAATCTGCAAAGGCAAGAGGAGTAAAGGTGACGGAAGAAAGTATCTTGGGACATGTCAGAAGCAAATTGCCGAAACATGCTGTACCTGTCATGGTGATGATTTGGGAAGAGGCTCTGC CGAAAAACGTGAATGGGAAAACcatgaagaaggaaatcAAAAATGTGGCCGTCCAAGAATGGGAACGACGGCAGGGGATGAACAGCGGAAGAGCGAAAGGGAAGCTTTAA
- a CDS encoding uncharacterized protein (Similar to TIGR gene model, INSD accession AAW43925.1): protein MSCSHEAHDHDHHDHEHDGHSHDVPLESSPLDSLYTQVDLSGVTALNAEGGGEAGRKVIKSWDMKEDDTIWLESEVDDELILKIPFTSSVSLRSITLKSGPGGHTPREMHLFRDNLGLDFSDASSSSPTQSFDVVPRKEGVEYQVKAAKFSGLTSLTIFFPGNTADDDEETTKVYYIGLRGSWKPLPNRPGIIIYESSANPADHKIPGVNAGGAAHRPGY, encoded by the exons ATGTCCTGTTCACACGAGGCCCACGACCACGATCACCATGACCATGAACATGACGGCCACTCGCACGACGTTCCCCTAGAATCATCCCCTCTCGACTCACTCTACACTCAGGTTGACCTTTCTGGTGTGACGGCGCTTAATGCCGAGGGAGGGGGCGAAGCCGGGAGAAAGGTGATTAA GAGCTGGGATatgaaagaagatgataCGATT TGGCTGGAAAGTGAGGTAGATGATGAGCTTATACTTAAGA TCCCCTTCACATCCTCAGTCTCTCTCCGATCCATCACTCTCAAGTCAGGGCCAGGTGGCCACACTCCAAGAGAGATGCACCTT TTTAGAGATAACCTAGGGTTAGACTTTAGTGACGcgtcatcatcttctccaaccCAATCCTTTGATGTTGTCCCAAGAAAAGAAGGTGTCGAGTATCAAGTCAA AGCAGCGAAGTTTAGCGGTCTTACCTCTCTTacaatcttcttccccgGTAATACCGCCGATGATGACGAGGAGACAACTAAAGTCTATTATATCGGTCTGAGAGGATCTTGGAAGCCATTGCCCAATCGACCGGGCATTATCATCTACGAGTCATCAGCCAACCCGGCTGACCATAAGATACCTGGTGTCAACGCTGGTGGCGCAGCTCACCGACCTGGGTATTAG